The genomic region AATGAAATTAAAATATCAAATTCAAAATGTATGCAAAAAGAGAATTTGAAACTCTGGATATCTTAATGTACGCTATTTATATCATTCTCAATGCTATTACATATATAGAGCATCTGTTGGTTTTTATGCATATTAACATGATTTTGTTATTGAATGTTTGAATAGAAAATTAAAAGGCTTTGTGGAGTTCCTCTTGATTGCAACTTTTAACTCAGCAATTTTCAATAACTACACTATTTCTATATATTGTGGAATGTGATGAAGAAACGTGCTGGCTGCGGCTTTTGGTCATGTTATTCTTTGTTTGTCAATGATTTATTGTGAAACTATAAGAAAAAAGGGTTTTAGGGGACAACAAGTTTGACTGTTCGAAAGTCATAGGTACTTAAACCATCTTGAAAGCTCCCGGCGAATTTGGCATATCTGAAGAGATGAATAAAAATATGTGATCTTCACCTATTTTCTGCATGCTACAATTAATAACTGTGATATTTCCAATAAAATTGATAGTTTTCAATCATGAAAGTAATGTCAGGATTACATGGGACATTCAATTAACAGGATTTCTACAGAGCTAATAAAAAAATAAGCAATATTCTTTCAATTAGAAAATGATGCTTGATGTCACTACTATTTTACACAAGTTTTCTAATTATATTATTATTCAAATACTACTCCTATTTTATATAGAAGTTGGTTTGAATATATTTACCAAATACATATTTTCGTAAATATTTCTACGAGTGTTCTTTATACCCAGCACAAAAACAGGAAATGAATACATGACGGATAGGAAAAAAATTGCATTCATCTTCATAATTTTATTGTTTTTTACATCTCTTGCTTCGGCAAACAATGACGACAACATAATCTTTCTCAAAACAGGTCATATTGATACTGATCTGGAAACAGATGCCAATTACACTGAACCGAATACAATGAGTGTTAATTCTGCTAGCGAACTTTCTGGTAGTTCTTACAAATATTATCTGGTTCAATTTGATGGTATTGTGCAGCCAGAGTGGAAAGATGCGGCAGAAGCCACAGGTGCTGTAATTCAGGATTACATTCCTGACAATACATTTGTGCTGAAAATGAATGATACTATTCTGGTTGAGGTTGAATCTCTGGAATTTGTGCGCTGGGTCGGGGAATATTTACCAGAGTATAAGTATGATTTTAGTCTGGAAACAAACGAGAACCAATTATCGATAAATGAAAACCAGATTGAAACGATAAAATTAAACGTATTTCTTTTTGAATCGGCAGACTCTGATGAAATCGCCCGGGAAATCAATGATATTAATGGGGATATTATCAGCAGTTCTGGCAGGATATTGATTATTGTCGTACCTGAAAACCATTTAGATTCACTTGCATCAATAAACGGAATAAGCTGGATAGAGGAATACTCTGAAGTTGTTCTCTTCAACGATGTGGCAGCAGGAATAATGAATGTAGACACAGTACACAACGACATCGGGCTTAATGGAAGCGGACAAATTGTTGCTGTTTGCGATACCGGATTGGATACAGGTGTGGACGACAGTACAATGCATCCTGATTTTGCAGGAAGGATAATAAGTATAATTGACTATTTCGGCGACGGTGCAGCTGATAATGCATCAGCCTGGTATAATGGAGGACACGGAACTCATGTTGCAGGTTCTGTACTTGGTAACGGATCAATGTCAGGTGGCCAGTATAAAGGAATGGCACCTGATGCAGAATTAGTTTTTGAAGCTGTCCAGAATGGTACCAGTGGAGGTATGAATATTACTTATTCAAATCTCGACGATATTTTCCAGGATGCATACGATCTGGGGGCAAGGATACATACAAACAGCTGGGGTTATGAGACAAGTCTTGGGGATTATATTACTCCTTCCAGGATAGTTGATGAATTCATGTGGGAACATCCTGACATGCTAATATTATTCTCAGTAGGCAATTCAGGAACGGATTCTGACAAAAATGGTGTGATAGATATTAACTCCACCTCGCCTCCGGCAACTTCTAAGAATTGTATCGCAGTAGGTGCATCAGAGAATTACAGGCCTGAGATGATCTCTGCTTATGGTAGTTCTTTTGCACTTCCTATATATGAGGATACAAAAGCAGACAACATAGAAGGTATTGCAGCTTTTAGTAGCAGGGGTCCTACAGACGATGGAAGAATAAAACCTGATGTTGTAGCTCCCGGTACATACATAGCATCCACGAGATCCAGTTACATAAGCTGGTATGACTGGGGACTTATTGATGATAATTATGCATACATGGGTGGAACGAGTATGGCAACACCACTTGTTGCAGGTTCCGCTGCTCTTGTCAGAGAGTACTACACTGAAATGGAACATATATCCAGTCCAAGTGCTGCACTGCTCAAAGCTACTCTTATTAACGGTGCAATTGACATGACTCCGGGTCAATATGGTGAAGGTAGTACCCAGGAAATATACGGAAGACCTGATAATTCCCAGGGATGGGGACGTGTTGACGTCGCAAATTCCGTAATAAATGATTATCCGGAAGTAATTGCATATTCCGATGGTGAATCACTTAGCATGGGTGGGCTATGGACTCATACCTATGATTACATTGAAAGTGGAGAACCATTAAGAGCAACTCTTGTATGGACAGATTACCCTGCTTCTGCAAGTGCGGGTAAATCACTTGTAAACGATCTTGATTTGACAATCACAGACTCTTCAAATTCATATTATGGCAACGACGGTCCTGATCATGTCAATAATGTTGAAGACATCCAACTGGATAGTACATCAGAGGGAGAGTACACATTTGCTGTCGATGCCTATTATGTGCTATATGGTCCGCAGCCCTTTGCACTGGTAGCTTCTTTCACCTGTGATAACAATGAATTCCCGGCTCCGGGCATACTGGCTGACAGCAAGAACACTGCGGTTTCCACAGATGTTGTGCATCCGCAGGGAGTTGATCCTGATTCAATTGTTATGAAAATAAATGATATTCCAGTGACATTTGCTTCCACCCCGGTAACTGATGGATATAATATAGAATATCAAACTGTTTCATCATATGCAACCGGTGAATACAATGTATCCGTATCAGCCACAACAGAAACAGGACAGGATTTCTCATATTCATGGAATTTCTCAGTTGATGCTGAAAGCTCAAACAATGCACCAGTTCTCTCGTCTATCACCGGAAGCACAACTGTCAGCGAAACATATCCTCTGACGCTTGAGCTTTCAGCAACAGATGCTGACAATGACACACTTACTTTCGGTACTAACGCAAGTTTCGGTGTTCTTAATGGTAATACTTTTACCTGGACTCCCGGCTTTGATGATGCCGGTTCATACGTGGTTGAATTCAATGTAACAGACAACATTGAAGTTGATTCGGAAATTGTCACAATAAATGTAATCAACCTTGATAGAGCACCCGTGCTGACATCTATAGGTGACAAAACGGTTAATGAAAACAGTCCACTTGTTTTCAGTATCCATGCAATTGATGATGACAATGATACTGTAACATATTATGCAAACGGATTGCCAGAAGGTGCTGTTTTTGATACAGGTAGCGGGGATTTCAGCTGGACTCCACAATATGATGAATCTGGAAGTTACAGCATAGAATTCATTGCAAGTTCAAATGGAATTAATGATTCGGAAACGATTACCATAACTGTTTATGATGTTGACCAGAATCCTGTTCTTGCAGAAACAGGCGATCAAGAAATCGATGAAAACGAACTACTTACATTCACAATTTCTGCAACGGATCCTGACGGACCATCCACAATAACATATTCCGCAAATGATATGCCTGCAGGAGCCACACTTGATTCAGATTCCGGTGAATTTGCATGGACCCCTTTATACAGCCAGTCCGGTGCTTATGATGTGGAATTTATAGCCACATCAAATGGCCTTACAGATTCAGAGACTATAACCATCACAGTAAATAATGTTGACAGGGCGCCGGTATTTGATACTATTATCGATAAAACAGTTAATGAGAACAATACTCTGACTTTCACGATATCAGCAACAGACCCGGACGGTGATGATGTGACTTATTCATCTCCTGATAAACCATCAGGTTCAATTCTTGATTCCGATTCCGGAGAGTTTATCTGGACTCCTGATTACAATGATGAAGGTTCCTATAATTTAGAGTTCATTGCCAGCTCAAATGGTCTTACTGATTCTAAAATAATTACAATTACAGTTCTCAATGTTGACAGACCAGTGGAACTGAATCCGGTTGATGATGTTACGGTAAATGAAACAGAACTTGTTGCTTTCCAGATTTCAGGAAATGATCCCGATGGGGATAAGGTAACTTATTCAGCATCAGTTCTTCCGGTCAACTCTTCACTGGATGTAGAATCCGGTGAATTCTCCTGGATAACAGGTTATACTGATTCCGGTACATATGAGATTGAGTTTACCGCCACAGCAAACGGGACAACAGACTCGGAAACAATGATAATTACTGTAAATAATGTTGACAGGCCTCCTGTATTAGATTCTATCATCGACAGGACAGTTGATGAAAACAATGATCTGGTTTTCACGGTTTCAGCTACTGATCCGGATGGTGGCTCAGTAAGCTATTCATCTCCTGATAAACCATCAGGTTCTACTCTTGATACAGGATCCGGAGAGTTTTCCTGGACTCCTGATTACGATGATGAAGGTTCCTATAGTGTAGAGTTTATTGCCACTTCAAATGGTCTTACTGATTCGCAGACGATGACCATCACAGTAAATAATGTAGACAGAGCACCGGTTCTCAACCCGATAGGCAGTAAAACAATTGATGAGAATGAAACCCTTGCATTTACAATATCCGCAGCAGATCCGGACGGTGAGTCAGTTACATATTCTGTCAACGACCTGCCCACTGGAGCTACTTTTAATACGGCAAGCGGCCAGTTTGTCTGGACACCAGGTTATGGTACATCAGGAAACTATGCTGTTGAGTTCATAGCATCGTCTAACGGTCTTGAAGATTCAGAAACTATCACCATCTATGTTGGTAACGTTGACAGGCCACCGGTTCTTAATCCAATAGGCAGTAAAACAATTGATGAGAATGAAACCCTTGCATTTACAATATCTGCAATAGATCCTGATGAAGATGATGTAATCTATTCAGCCAGCATTCTTCCACAGGGTTCAACTTTTGACACATCAAGTGGTGAATTCATATGGACTCCTTCTTATGACGATTCGAAAGAATACACCGTTGAATTCACAGCATCTGCCAATGGTCTTGAAGATACTGAAACCATTACAATCACAGTAAATAATGTCGACAGGGCACCTGTATTAAGTGCAATAGGTGACGTATCAGTCAACGAAAATGAGCCTATAAGCTTTACTATATCTGCAAGCGACCCCGACGGCAATTCTATTACATATATGGCAGAGGATGTACCAGGCGATGCAAGCTTTAATGCTGCAAGCAGACAGTTTACCTGGACACCGGATTACGATGCAGCGGGTTCCTATGATGTGACATTCATTGCTATGTCAAACAGTCTCAATGATTCGGAAACCATCACAATAACGGTTCTCAATGTTGACAGGTCTGTGGAACTTGATACTATTGAGGATGTCACGGTAAATGAAAGTGAAGTTGTTGAGTTCGTAGTTGCTGGAAATGATCCTGATGGTGATGATGTAAGCTACTCTGCATCCACTCTTCCGGTTAACTCGTCTCTGGATGAAGATTCTGGTGAATTCTATTGGATGACAGGTTATAATGATTCAGGTACATACGAAATAGAATTTACAGCAACAACCACAGGTTCAACAGATTTACAGTCAATGATAATTACTGTGAATAATGTTGACAGGCCACCTGAGCTTGCAACTATTGGCAACAAAACCGTAAATGAGAATGAAACTCTAACATTCACTGTATCAGCAACAGATGCAGACGGAGACTCAATTGTCTATTCTGCAAGCGGCTTGCCGGATGATGCGGTATTTGATACTGTCACAGGAATGTTTGAATGGACAACAGGTTACACAGATGCAGGAAATTACAGCATTAATTTCACTGCTGTTTCAAATGGTCTTAAAGATTCTGAAACTATCAACATTGAAGTGTTAGATGTGAATGCTCCTCCGCAGTTCCAGTCAGCAGCAGCACAGACCGTTCAGGTATCCACTGCTCTTCAGTTTACCCTGAATGCAACTGATATTGACAATGATACTCTTGTGTATTCAAACGAAAGTTTGCCTGATGGAGCAGAGTTTAATGCTACAAGTCTTTTGTTTAACTGGACACCATCAGTAAACCAGACTGGAAACTATTATGCTAATTTCACAGTTACTGACAGTCACTATTACGACTATCTCAATGTTTCAATCACAGTAACTAATGCTACAACCAGTGTGGTTACTACAAGCTCTGCCGCCGGCGGCGGTGGCGGAGGAGGAGGCGGTGGTGGCACCTCCGGTGAAGAGTACGAGAACATCGCAGTAAAGGATGTCAGCTCTGTGTTTGTAGGAACAGGTGATGTTATTTTTGAATTCTACAGGGATGGTAACGATATCCGGTATGTCAGTTATGAGTCACTTAAAAATTCAGGAACTATCTCCGCGACCATAGAGGTGCTGGTAGACAAGTCGGCATTTGTCAGCTCACTTCCTTCAGGAGAAATTTACAGGAACATAAACATCTGGGTTGGAAAGGTAGGGTATGCAACTGAAGATAATATTGCAAATCCTGTTATTGGATTCAGGGTTGACAGAGAATGGATAGATGAAAATGATATTGATCCGGATTCTATAGTCCTTAACAGGTATGATGGAGGCTGGAGCAAACTCTCAACCTGGCAGACTGACTCTGATGATAACTACCTGTACTTCGAGGCCAGCACATCAGGATTCTCTTCATTTGTGATTACAGGCGAAAC from Methanolobus tindarius DSM 2278 harbors:
- a CDS encoding putative Ig domain-containing protein produces the protein MTDRKKIAFIFIILLFFTSLASANNDDNIIFLKTGHIDTDLETDANYTEPNTMSVNSASELSGSSYKYYLVQFDGIVQPEWKDAAEATGAVIQDYIPDNTFVLKMNDTILVEVESLEFVRWVGEYLPEYKYDFSLETNENQLSINENQIETIKLNVFLFESADSDEIAREINDINGDIISSSGRILIIVVPENHLDSLASINGISWIEEYSEVVLFNDVAAGIMNVDTVHNDIGLNGSGQIVAVCDTGLDTGVDDSTMHPDFAGRIISIIDYFGDGAADNASAWYNGGHGTHVAGSVLGNGSMSGGQYKGMAPDAELVFEAVQNGTSGGMNITYSNLDDIFQDAYDLGARIHTNSWGYETSLGDYITPSRIVDEFMWEHPDMLILFSVGNSGTDSDKNGVIDINSTSPPATSKNCIAVGASENYRPEMISAYGSSFALPIYEDTKADNIEGIAAFSSRGPTDDGRIKPDVVAPGTYIASTRSSYISWYDWGLIDDNYAYMGGTSMATPLVAGSAALVREYYTEMEHISSPSAALLKATLINGAIDMTPGQYGEGSTQEIYGRPDNSQGWGRVDVANSVINDYPEVIAYSDGESLSMGGLWTHTYDYIESGEPLRATLVWTDYPASASAGKSLVNDLDLTITDSSNSYYGNDGPDHVNNVEDIQLDSTSEGEYTFAVDAYYVLYGPQPFALVASFTCDNNEFPAPGILADSKNTAVSTDVVHPQGVDPDSIVMKINDIPVTFASTPVTDGYNIEYQTVSSYATGEYNVSVSATTETGQDFSYSWNFSVDAESSNNAPVLSSITGSTTVSETYPLTLELSATDADNDTLTFGTNASFGVLNGNTFTWTPGFDDAGSYVVEFNVTDNIEVDSEIVTINVINLDRAPVLTSIGDKTVNENSPLVFSIHAIDDDNDTVTYYANGLPEGAVFDTGSGDFSWTPQYDESGSYSIEFIASSNGINDSETITITVYDVDQNPVLAETGDQEIDENELLTFTISATDPDGPSTITYSANDMPAGATLDSDSGEFAWTPLYSQSGAYDVEFIATSNGLTDSETITITVNNVDRAPVFDTIIDKTVNENNTLTFTISATDPDGDDVTYSSPDKPSGSILDSDSGEFIWTPDYNDEGSYNLEFIASSNGLTDSKIITITVLNVDRPVELNPVDDVTVNETELVAFQISGNDPDGDKVTYSASVLPVNSSLDVESGEFSWITGYTDSGTYEIEFTATANGTTDSETMIITVNNVDRPPVLDSIIDRTVDENNDLVFTVSATDPDGGSVSYSSPDKPSGSTLDTGSGEFSWTPDYDDEGSYSVEFIATSNGLTDSQTMTITVNNVDRAPVLNPIGSKTIDENETLAFTISAADPDGESVTYSVNDLPTGATFNTASGQFVWTPGYGTSGNYAVEFIASSNGLEDSETITIYVGNVDRPPVLNPIGSKTIDENETLAFTISAIDPDEDDVIYSASILPQGSTFDTSSGEFIWTPSYDDSKEYTVEFTASANGLEDTETITITVNNVDRAPVLSAIGDVSVNENEPISFTISASDPDGNSITYMAEDVPGDASFNAASRQFTWTPDYDAAGSYDVTFIAMSNSLNDSETITITVLNVDRSVELDTIEDVTVNESEVVEFVVAGNDPDGDDVSYSASTLPVNSSLDEDSGEFYWMTGYNDSGTYEIEFTATTTGSTDLQSMIITVNNVDRPPELATIGNKTVNENETLTFTVSATDADGDSIVYSASGLPDDAVFDTVTGMFEWTTGYTDAGNYSINFTAVSNGLKDSETINIEVLDVNAPPQFQSAAAQTVQVSTALQFTLNATDIDNDTLVYSNESLPDGAEFNATSLLFNWTPSVNQTGNYYANFTVTDSHYYDYLNVSITVTNATTSVVTTSSAAGGGGGGGGGGGTSGEEYENIAVKDVSSVFVGTGDVIFEFYRDGNDIRYVSYESLKNSGTISATIEVLVDKSAFVSSLPSGEIYRNINIWVGKVGYATEDNIANPVIGFRVDREWIDENDIDPDSIVLNRYDGGWSKLSTWQTDSDDNYLYFEASTSGFSSFVITGETMMLESTLDEIETQSSVSDVSEPESGISTEIEPETSLNALSGFMSCLILVFVCFLRRKQ